A region of the Pseudomonas asiatica genome:
GCTACGCCAGCAACGAGACCGACGTGCTGATGCCGGCACCGATCTGCTTCTCGCACCGTCTGGTCGAGCGCCAGGCCGAAGCGCGCAAATCGAAACTGCTGCCATGGCTGCGCCCGGACGCCAAGTCGCAGGTCACCTGCCGTTACGAAAATGGCAAGGTGGTCGGTATCGACGCCGTGGTGCTGTCGACCCAGCACAACCCTGAGGTTTCGCAGAAAGACCTGCAGGAAGCCGTGATGGAGCTGATCGTCAAGCACACCCTGCCTGCCGAACTGCTGCACAAGGGCACCCAGTACCACATCAACCCGACCGGCAACTTCATCATCGGTGGCCCGGTGGGCGACTGCGGCCTGACCGGGCGCAAGATCATCGTCGACTCCTACGGCGGCATGGCCCGCCATGGTGGTGGCGCGTTCTCCGGCAAGGACCCGTCCAAGGTCGACCGTTCCGCCGCCTACGCCGGCCGCTACGTGGCCAAGAACATCGTTGCCGCCGGCCTGGCCGAGCGTTGCGAGATCCAGGTGTCGTACGCCATCGGCGTGGCCCAGCCGACCTCCATCTCGATCAACACCTTCGGTACCGGCAAGGTCTCCGACGACAAGATCATCCAGCTGGTGCGCGAGTGCTTCGACCTGCGTCCTTACGCCATCACCACCATGCTCGACCTGCTGCACCCGATGTACCAGGAAACCGCTGCCTACGGCCACTTCGGCCGTACCCCGCAGCAGAAGACGGTCGGCGACGACACCTTCACCACCTTCACCTGGGAGCGCACCGACCGCGCCCAGTCGCTGCGTGACGCTGCCGGCCTGTAAGTTTCCTACAGCGCTGGACGAAAGCCCCTGCCGAGCAATCGGCAGGGGCTTTTTTGTGACATATGGGCTGACAAACGCTGCATGGCGACCCG
Encoded here:
- the metK gene encoding methionine adenosyltransferase, which encodes MSEYSLFTSESVSEGHPDKIADQISDAVLDAIIAQDKYARVACETLVKTGVAIIAGEVTTSAWVDLEELVRKVIIDIGYNSSDVGFDGATCAVMNIIGKQSVDIAQGVDRSRPEDQGAGDQGLMFGYASNETDVLMPAPICFSHRLVERQAEARKSKLLPWLRPDAKSQVTCRYENGKVVGIDAVVLSTQHNPEVSQKDLQEAVMELIVKHTLPAELLHKGTQYHINPTGNFIIGGPVGDCGLTGRKIIVDSYGGMARHGGGAFSGKDPSKVDRSAAYAGRYVAKNIVAAGLAERCEIQVSYAIGVAQPTSISINTFGTGKVSDDKIIQLVRECFDLRPYAITTMLDLLHPMYQETAAYGHFGRTPQQKTVGDDTFTTFTWERTDRAQSLRDAAGL